One part of the Paenibacillus thermoaerophilus genome encodes these proteins:
- the galE gene encoding UDP-glucose 4-epimerase GalE, with protein MAVLVTGGAGYIGSHCVAALVERGEQVVVLDNLQQGHRQAVIGAKLVVGDLRDPDVLESVFREHKIDSVIHFAANSLVGASMREPGAYFHNNVYGTLCLLEAMRKYGVRHIVFSSTAATYGEPEEVPIPETARTEPTNAYGETKLQMERMMRWFDIAHGIKYVSLRYFNAAGAHENGRIGEDHQPETHLVPLILQVALGKRPHIAIFGDDYPTPDGTCIRDYVHVSDLADAHLLALDKLRGGGESDVYNLGSGKGFSVKEMIEVARRVTGHPIPAVVEPRRAGDPAVLVASSEKIKRELGWNPKKDNVEEIIRTAWNWHKAHPDGYAE; from the coding sequence ATGGCGGTACTGGTGACAGGCGGAGCGGGATACATCGGCTCGCACTGCGTGGCGGCTCTGGTCGAACGCGGCGAACAGGTGGTGGTGCTCGACAATTTGCAGCAGGGGCATCGTCAAGCGGTAATCGGAGCGAAGCTGGTCGTCGGCGACCTGCGCGATCCGGACGTGCTGGAGAGCGTATTCCGCGAGCACAAGATCGATTCGGTCATTCATTTTGCGGCGAACTCGCTGGTCGGGGCAAGCATGAGGGAGCCCGGCGCGTATTTTCACAATAACGTGTACGGAACGCTCTGCCTGCTTGAAGCGATGCGCAAATACGGCGTGAGGCATATCGTTTTCTCCTCGACGGCGGCCACCTACGGCGAGCCGGAGGAAGTGCCGATTCCGGAGACGGCCCGGACCGAGCCGACGAACGCGTACGGCGAGACGAAGCTGCAGATGGAGCGCATGATGCGCTGGTTCGATATCGCCCACGGCATCAAATACGTGTCGCTTCGCTATTTTAACGCGGCCGGTGCGCACGAGAACGGGCGGATCGGCGAAGATCATCAGCCGGAGACGCATCTCGTGCCGCTGATTTTGCAGGTGGCGCTCGGCAAACGCCCGCATATCGCGATATTCGGAGACGACTATCCGACTCCCGACGGCACCTGCATCCGCGATTACGTGCACGTGTCCGACCTGGCGGACGCGCATCTGCTTGCTCTCGACAAGCTGCGCGGAGGCGGGGAGAGCGACGTCTACAACCTGGGCAGCGGCAAAGGCTTCAGCGTCAAAGAGATGATCGAAGTCGCCCGCCGCGTCACCGGTCACCCGATCCCCGCTGTCGTCGAGCCGCGCCGGGCGGGAGATCCGGCCGTGCTGGTGGCGTCCTCCGAGAAAATCAAGCGGGAGCTGGGCTGGAATCCGAAGAAGGACAACGTGGAAGAAATCATCCGCACCGCATGGAACTGGCATAAAGCCCATCCGGACGGATATGCGGAATAA